In Aedes albopictus strain Foshan chromosome 3, AalbF5, whole genome shotgun sequence, the following are encoded in one genomic region:
- the LOC134290558 gene encoding uncharacterized protein LOC134290558, whose translation MIISSLKKAGWPCMPACKDNYYLATEECLRIAYCTWGDENPCNLLHLDYYPNDKLCNQENGAKRFKVKSTDLPERHCTNTYKVPQLRGEARATALCDASKMMPKAHGNYLIANYGEDNFVMPRDKWPVSQSVLKNLRAEWLNQYRVTSDLIQQLLLMWTAEKQMPSVLKQSHEDFRYFQYLAIGPVKLILLCDDQLIILKKEKERYDANTAMKPPRFAIEMDATSGICAALKGCEDKRRDNYALVRPIQIPGDKTSTKMITSFADYVSTDQSSRSIFFFLNEFKENFIRKFGKNTWPPMNGTIHCNTVKYFEFLIYFFSYLAIVSDFCWAQINAILNLSGLDVVQYLNIMYDYTCKCDEELEKRVDSTIILVFLCITHRSKNFLKDLEKLAEPEEGGMVQDNKPY comes from the exons ATGATCATCAGTAGCTTGAAAAAAGCTGGATGGCCCTGTATGCCAGCTTGCAAAGATAACTACTACTTGGCCACAGAAGAGTGCTTAAGAATTGCATATTGTACGTGGGGTGATGAAAATCCCTGTAATTTGCTTCATTTGGATTACTATCCGAACGACAAGCTCTGTAATCAAGAAAATGGAGCTAAGCGTTTTAAAGTTAAAAGCACCGATTTACCAGAACGACACTGTACCAACACATATAAAGTACCTCAATTGCGAGGAGAAGCAAGAGCCACAGCACTATGTGATGCATCAAAAATGATGCCAAAAGCCCACGGAAATTATCTAATTGCGAATTACGGTGAAGATAATTTCGTAATGCCTCGGGATAAATGGCCTGTCTCGCAATCAGTTTTAAAAAACCTTCGTGCTGAGTGGTTGAACCAATATCGCGTTACATCGGACTTAATCCAGCAACTTCTGCTGATGTGGACAGCCGAGAAACAAATGCCATCAGTGCTTAAGCAGTCACATGAAGATTTTCG ATACTTCCAGTACCTTGCAATCGGACCGGTCAAGCTCATATTATTGTGTGACGATCAATTAATAATTTTGAAGAAAGAGAAAGAAAGGTACGACGCAAACACAGCGATGAAGCCACCGCGGTTTGCTATTGAAATGGATGCAACTTCCGGTATTTGTGCTGCTTTGAAGGGCTGCGAGGACAAAAGGAGGGATAACTACGCTCTTGTCAGGCCAATTCAAATTCCGGGCGATAAAACATCGACAAAAATGATCACATCCTTCGCTGACTATGTGAGCACTGATCAGTCCAGCAGaagtattttcttttttttgaATGAGTTTAAAGAAAACTTCATTCGtaaatttggaaaaaatacatGGCCACCAATGAACGGTACAATACATTGTAATACTgtgaaatattttgaatttttaatatattttttttcatacttAGCGATAGTCAGCGATTTCTGCTGGGCACAAATTAATGCGATCCTCAATCTAAGTGGGCTTGATGTGGTGCAATATCTTAATATCATGTATGACTACACCTGCAAATGCGATGAAGAGCTGGAGAAGAGAGTTGACAGCACAATCATATTAGTGTTTTTGTGCATAACGCATCGATctaagaatttcctaaaggatttGGAAAAGTTGGCGGAACCAGAGGAA